A window from Deltaproteobacteria bacterium encodes these proteins:
- the mreC gene encoding rod shape-determining protein MreC: MPLNFFAFDIRKLLIVIAVIALPILSINMKRNPGEEPWYRRPFTWFVAASQGGYSSFTSGVRGTTSMYLNLVGIKKDNQQLLRENQELRAQLAASSELKLENERLNQLLEFKLNTKMELLAAKVIARDLSPDHESIRINRGYRQGLRKLMGVITVEGVVGYVLSTEMDTAQILVITDRSAAVDALVQRTRARGLISGKDAAAIRLRYLERADDVAVSDAVVTSGLKGTFPKGFPIGKVTSVRKTDFGISQEAVVEPVVSPSNLEEVFVVLDSGGEDFNEKLQSGFGPPLLSKMNLPGSAPASTVKISQ, from the coding sequence GTGCCTTTGAATTTTTTTGCGTTCGATATCCGCAAATTGCTAATCGTAATCGCCGTTATTGCGCTTCCGATTTTATCCATCAACATGAAAAGAAATCCTGGCGAAGAGCCCTGGTATCGTCGCCCGTTCACTTGGTTTGTGGCCGCCTCTCAGGGCGGATACTCGAGCTTCACCAGTGGCGTTCGAGGAACGACGTCCATGTATCTCAATCTGGTCGGCATTAAAAAAGATAATCAACAGCTGCTGAGAGAAAACCAAGAACTTCGCGCGCAGCTGGCCGCCTCGAGCGAACTGAAGCTTGAAAACGAGCGCCTCAATCAGCTTCTCGAATTCAAACTTAATACCAAAATGGAGCTCTTAGCGGCGAAAGTCATCGCTAGGGACCTTTCACCGGATCACGAGTCGATTCGGATTAACCGCGGATACCGGCAGGGCTTGCGCAAGCTGATGGGCGTAATCACGGTCGAAGGTGTGGTCGGTTATGTTCTTTCGACGGAAATGGACACGGCGCAAATTCTCGTTATCACCGATCGCTCCGCGGCTGTTGACGCACTTGTTCAGCGAACTCGAGCCCGTGGTTTAATAAGTGGTAAAGACGCAGCCGCCATCCGGCTTCGTTACCTAGAAAGAGCCGATGATGTTGCTGTCAGCGACGCTGTTGTCACCAGCGGTCTAAAAGGCACTTTTCCAAAAGGATTCCCAATTGGAAAAGTCACGAGTGTGAGAAAAACCGACTTCGGTATTTCTCAAGAAGCCGTCGTCGAACCTGTCGTCAGTCCCTCGAACCTAGAAGAAGTTTTTGTCGTCCTAGATTCAGGGGGCGAGGACTTTAACGAAAAGTTACAGTCTGGCTTTGGGCCACCGCTTCTATCGAAAATGAATCTTCCTGGTTCTGCGCCAGCAAGCACTGTGAAGATTTCGCAATGA
- the rodA gene encoding rod shape-determining protein RodA, producing MADFQIQERGFFKKLDWNFVIPILFLQIVGIINLYSATHGVSDISTDRLFISQVLWLVKGWIVFLAVTLIDYQFFIRLAYLVYGLNLVALIAVMFVGKVALGAQRWLDLGFFSYQPSESMKLALVLVLAKLLSLKSFPDGMGLKDLAFPLLILVGVPFLITAEQPDLGTAMMLLIIGSSVLFFVRIRKVLLGALAAVLILGATGGWFFGLRDYQKHRIYTFLDPNRDPRGKGYNSIQSKIAVGSGQMLGKGFRKGTQSQLEFLPERHTDFIFSVLSEEFGFLGSLFTISLFGLLYLSMIRIASHARDKAGALVTVGITAILFWHMFVNIAMVIGLLPIVGIPLPLLSYGGSNMLTTMAALGIVSSVSYRKYLF from the coding sequence ATGGCTGACTTTCAAATTCAGGAACGCGGTTTTTTTAAAAAACTCGATTGGAATTTCGTCATTCCGATTTTGTTCCTTCAAATTGTCGGCATCATCAACCTTTACTCTGCAACTCATGGCGTGAGCGACATATCGACGGACCGTCTTTTCATCTCGCAAGTTCTTTGGCTGGTAAAAGGTTGGATCGTATTTCTAGCAGTTACCTTGATCGACTATCAGTTCTTCATACGACTTGCATATCTCGTTTATGGTTTGAATTTAGTAGCTCTTATTGCAGTTATGTTCGTCGGAAAAGTCGCGCTGGGTGCCCAGCGCTGGCTTGATCTTGGTTTTTTTAGCTACCAGCCCTCCGAGTCGATGAAGCTCGCGCTGGTTTTGGTTCTTGCAAAACTTCTGTCGCTAAAGTCCTTTCCTGATGGAATGGGACTAAAAGATCTCGCCTTTCCTCTTTTAATTCTCGTGGGTGTCCCGTTCTTGATCACGGCCGAGCAGCCCGATCTTGGAACCGCAATGATGCTTTTAATCATTGGATCTAGCGTCTTGTTTTTCGTCCGCATTCGAAAGGTCCTGCTTGGTGCGTTGGCTGCTGTCTTGATTTTAGGTGCGACCGGTGGCTGGTTTTTTGGCCTTCGAGATTACCAAAAACATCGAATCTACACGTTCCTTGATCCCAATCGCGATCCACGAGGAAAAGGCTATAACAGCATCCAAAGTAAAATCGCGGTTGGTTCTGGCCAGATGCTCGGCAAAGGTTTTCGCAAGGGAACGCAGTCACAGCTTGAGTTCCTTCCCGAACGCCACACAGATTTTATTTTCTCAGTGCTTTCTGAAGAGTTTGGTTTTCTAGGTAGTCTGTTCACAATTTCGCTGTTTGGCCTCCTTTACCTGTCGATGATTAGAATCGCATCGCATGCCAGGGACAAAGCCGGAGCGCTAGTTACAGTCGGAATCACAGCGATTTTGTTCTGGCACATGTTCGTTAATATCGCGATGGTCATTGGGCTTTTGCCCATCGTTGGAATCCCGTTGCCGCTCCTAAGTTACGGGGGGTCGAATATGTTGACGACCATGGCGGCCCTAGGCATTGTTTCCAGCGTTAGCTACAGAAAATACCTCTTTTAA
- a CDS encoding glycosyltransferase family 2 protein — protein sequence MTRTKLDMQPTEPPVPLSGFTVIRNARLMGYPVLESIKSLLPLVDELVVGLGQSDDDTRSMLESLKNSKIKIFDSFWDTGKTKGGLILSEKTNEALAHCQHDWCFYLQADEVLHERDLPSIQAAVALANLRPEIQGLLFDYIHFYGSYSTVATSRRWYRKEVRIVRKSSGIQSHNDAQGFRVPGSSGLLKPHVIPASARIFHYGWVKPPKMMGQKSKLLNRWWHGNKRDHEFDNFEYARQYGLRPFTDTHPAIMADLVRSQDWKFDPKLNLSEWSLKDLNLFASDVLERLTGHRIGEYKPYRLEKN from the coding sequence ATGACTCGCACAAAACTTGATATGCAGCCTACGGAGCCGCCCGTCCCATTGAGTGGCTTCACAGTTATTCGCAATGCCCGCCTGATGGGGTACCCGGTCTTAGAGAGTATTAAAAGTCTGCTTCCCCTTGTTGACGAGCTCGTTGTGGGCCTGGGCCAAAGCGACGACGACACGCGGTCCATGCTTGAAAGCCTGAAAAATTCTAAAATCAAAATTTTCGACAGCTTCTGGGACACTGGAAAAACCAAAGGTGGCCTGATTCTAAGTGAAAAAACCAATGAGGCGTTGGCCCATTGCCAGCACGACTGGTGCTTTTACTTGCAGGCTGACGAAGTCTTGCACGAGCGCGATTTGCCCTCGATCCAAGCAGCTGTCGCACTTGCGAACTTACGACCAGAGATCCAGGGCCTTCTTTTTGATTACATTCATTTCTACGGCAGCTATTCGACGGTTGCCACATCCAGGCGCTGGTATCGTAAAGAGGTTCGAATTGTACGGAAATCGAGTGGCATTCAAAGCCACAATGACGCGCAAGGTTTTCGTGTTCCCGGGTCCAGTGGCCTGCTGAAACCGCACGTTATTCCCGCGAGTGCACGTATTTTCCACTATGGCTGGGTAAAACCACCGAAAATGATGGGACAAAAGAGTAAACTTCTTAACCGATGGTGGCATGGCAACAAAAGGGATCACGAATTCGACAATTTTGAGTATGCTCGGCAATATGGCTTGCGGCCATTCACCGACACGCATCCGGCAATTATGGCGGATCTCGTGCGATCTCAGGATTGGAAGTTTGACCCCAAGTTAAACCTTTCGGAATGGTCGCTAAAAGATTTAAACCTTTTCGCAAGCGATGTGTTGGAACGACTAACAGGTCACCGAATCGGCGAGTACAAACCCTACCGGCTTGAAAAAAATTAA
- a CDS encoding response regulator, whose translation MLKNEIKILIVDDDVAFGAGIREALVREGFNPILVHKPDDAISQLKVHAISLAIIDCMLPKMNGRDLAKKMDEEGAGGIPKILMSGIFRDKNFIKESLIKTGAKSFITKPVELLDVIRQVNDCVGHLIDIPVSPVIELMTKTMITPGERLKAINESETVHGFELPWIFAMLMHPKVSGILNILSAEGDPSLVGFKAGEIIQVANRDQKSYFGVLLVEHGFIEQEELDAAMNETVSVKKLGERLVDANLLSPHAISIVMAEQQGIRLGKIVGNTSVKISFVETEELREEANIDTHMLNDIFNDWVTSKFPVDWMKTFYTPWIRHKIIAGPDHGDMNRTLSGPAVLRASKILPLISKGVTIESMQMETGLSDSDFFPAFHNLFLGSYVRFGEEVKTTDVQVQRKRLKKLELDLERQNFFERMGVSPKAKDVEIKRAYHELAKTIHPDRLGSDAPIDIRDLARKCFNMIQEANEVLSNPNSRDNYLLELEQGRAEKILEAEQMMEQARACLAKGDVRRAKEMLEDAILHVPMTTDLRLLLMWAQIKSSNAEKDSDLVGRLKDQLSAVPPEDRHNAVYFFVKGLVQKASGDFDGARRSLEQSVGIEQNFVDAKRELNVLSLQAGRLEKPVDLLKGDLKDVLGVLLGGKKKR comes from the coding sequence ATGCTCAAGAACGAGATCAAAATCCTAATTGTCGACGACGATGTCGCCTTTGGCGCCGGAATACGCGAGGCCCTCGTGCGCGAGGGCTTCAACCCAATTCTTGTGCACAAGCCTGACGACGCCATTTCTCAGCTGAAAGTTCATGCAATTTCTCTGGCGATCATCGATTGTATGCTACCGAAAATGAACGGCCGCGATCTCGCAAAAAAAATGGATGAAGAAGGCGCTGGCGGAATTCCGAAAATCCTAATGTCTGGAATCTTTCGCGACAAAAACTTTATAAAAGAATCGCTCATAAAAACTGGTGCGAAATCGTTCATTACCAAGCCCGTTGAACTTCTGGATGTTATTCGCCAGGTCAATGATTGCGTTGGCCATTTGATCGACATCCCCGTTTCACCTGTCATTGAGCTGATGACAAAGACCATGATCACCCCAGGCGAACGCTTGAAGGCGATCAACGAAAGTGAAACTGTGCATGGTTTCGAACTGCCGTGGATCTTTGCGATGCTGATGCACCCAAAGGTCTCTGGAATCCTAAATATCCTAAGCGCTGAAGGCGACCCCTCGCTGGTAGGCTTTAAGGCTGGCGAAATTATCCAAGTTGCAAACCGTGATCAGAAGTCTTACTTCGGAGTACTTTTGGTCGAACATGGATTCATCGAGCAAGAAGAGCTCGATGCGGCCATGAACGAAACTGTCAGCGTTAAAAAACTTGGCGAGCGTTTGGTTGACGCAAATCTTTTAAGTCCGCATGCAATTTCGATTGTGATGGCCGAGCAACAGGGGATTCGGCTTGGAAAAATCGTCGGCAACACTAGCGTTAAAATTTCTTTCGTCGAGACCGAAGAATTGCGCGAAGAAGCAAACATCGACACTCACATGCTGAACGACATTTTCAACGATTGGGTGACTTCGAAGTTTCCGGTCGACTGGATGAAAACCTTCTACACGCCTTGGATTCGGCACAAAATAATTGCCGGCCCGGATCACGGCGATATGAACCGTACGCTTTCGGGCCCCGCAGTGTTGCGAGCGTCGAAAATCCTTCCCCTCATTTCCAAAGGTGTCACGATTGAATCAATGCAGATGGAAACCGGGCTTTCTGACAGCGATTTCTTCCCGGCATTTCACAACCTGTTTTTAGGCAGCTACGTCCGATTTGGTGAAGAGGTAAAAACGACCGACGTCCAGGTTCAGCGAAAGCGCTTGAAAAAGCTCGAGCTTGACCTAGAACGACAAAACTTTTTCGAGCGGATGGGCGTTTCGCCTAAAGCCAAAGACGTCGAAATCAAACGAGCCTATCACGAGCTCGCTAAAACGATTCACCCGGATCGACTTGGCTCTGATGCCCCAATTGACATTCGAGACTTAGCTCGCAAATGCTTTAATATGATTCAAGAAGCCAACGAGGTTCTTTCTAACCCAAATTCTCGCGATAATTATCTGCTGGAGTTAGAACAAGGTCGTGCCGAGAAAATCTTGGAAGCTGAGCAGATGATGGAGCAAGCTCGAGCCTGCTTGGCGAAGGGCGACGTGCGCCGGGCTAAAGAGATGCTCGAAGACGCCATCCTGCACGTTCCGATGACCACAGACCTTCGCCTTCTGCTGATGTGGGCACAAATTAAGAGTTCAAATGCCGAGAAAGATTCTGATTTAGTTGGTCGCCTGAAAGATCAGCTTTCAGCAGTCCCACCAGAAGACCGTCACAATGCGGTGTACTTCTTTGTAAAGGGCCTTGTACAGAAAGCATCAGGGGACTTCGACGGCGCGCGAAGATCTTTGGAGCAATCGGTCGGCATTGAGCAAAACTTTGTCGACGCAAAACGCGAACTCAATGTCTTAAGCCTTCAAGCGGGCCGCTTGGAAAAGCCAGTCGATCTGTTGAAGGGCGATTTAAAGGACGTTCTGGGCGTACTTCTAGGCGGAAAAAAGAAACGCTAG
- the kdsA gene encoding 3-deoxy-8-phosphooctulonate synthase — protein sequence MKTRTETTTLPPREFVVEAGRTKIRIGQGHGLSIISGPCVIDSRELIMNTARALTELSQKTGMPLIFKSSYEKDNRGSEKNWTGPMADEGLKVLADVRKEFGIPVLTDIHRQEDVEKVAEAVDVLQIPAYMCQQTSLILACGRTGKPVNIKKGQFNAPENMAGAVSKMHSVGNKNVLLTERGACFGYNRLVADMRSIPVMQELGAPVCFDATHVVRLYGISSSDPAGGEPRFVPHLTMAAVAAGCDALFIESHPEPMKAKCDAASQLNLKHWEPMILMAMRVRAAIKAPENVGQFVI from the coding sequence ATGAAGACGAGAACAGAAACCACAACGCTCCCACCACGTGAATTTGTTGTTGAAGCAGGTCGCACAAAAATTCGCATTGGCCAGGGCCATGGACTCTCCATCATTTCGGGCCCATGCGTGATCGACAGCCGTGAATTGATCATGAACACTGCCCGCGCTTTAACAGAGCTCTCGCAAAAAACTGGCATGCCGCTCATTTTCAAGAGCTCGTACGAGAAAGACAATCGTGGCTCAGAGAAAAATTGGACCGGACCAATGGCAGACGAAGGACTTAAAGTTCTTGCTGACGTCCGCAAGGAATTCGGAATTCCTGTTTTGACTGATATTCATCGCCAAGAAGACGTAGAAAAAGTCGCAGAGGCCGTCGATGTTTTGCAAATCCCGGCTTACATGTGCCAACAAACGTCTTTGATTTTGGCCTGCGGTCGCACGGGAAAACCGGTGAACATTAAAAAAGGTCAGTTCAACGCGCCAGAAAACATGGCCGGTGCGGTTTCAAAAATGCACTCTGTCGGCAACAAGAACGTGCTTTTAACAGAACGCGGAGCATGCTTCGGTTACAACCGTCTTGTCGCTGATATGCGCTCGATTCCCGTCATGCAGGAGCTTGGCGCCCCAGTGTGCTTTGACGCCACTCACGTAGTTCGACTTTACGGAATTTCTTCTTCTGATCCTGCCGGCGGCGAACCACGCTTCGTTCCGCATCTGACAATGGCGGCCGTTGCAGCTGGCTGTGACGCCCTTTTCATTGAATCTCACCCAGAGCCAATGAAAGCCAAGTGCGATGCGGCTTCTCAGCTTAACCTGAAACATTGGGAGCCAATGATCCTGATGGCGATGCGAGTTCGCGCTGCTATCAAGGCGCCTGAAAACGTCGGTCAGTTCGTCATCTAG
- the trxA gene encoding thioredoxin, whose amino-acid sequence MGANTAATTDGTFETDVLKSDVPVLVDFWAEWCGPCKSLAPKLEEIAGELSGKVKIVKLDIDNNREMTEKFGVRGIPTMILFKGGQQVNHMVGNRSKEEIVSFISSAF is encoded by the coding sequence ATGGGAGCCAATACTGCTGCGACAACGGATGGAACTTTTGAGACTGACGTGCTGAAATCTGACGTTCCAGTGCTTGTCGACTTTTGGGCAGAATGGTGTGGCCCATGCAAATCGCTGGCGCCTAAGCTTGAAGAAATCGCCGGCGAATTGTCAGGCAAAGTTAAAATCGTAAAACTCGACATCGATAACAATCGCGAGATGACCGAAAAGTTTGGCGTTCGCGGAATTCCGACAATGATTCTATTTAAAGGCGGCCAGCAAGTGAACCACATGGTTGGTAACCGCTCTAAAGAAGAAATCGTCAGCTTCATCTCTTCCGCGTTTTAA
- the mrdA gene encoding penicillin-binding protein 2: MSDYLPSGEIEAKDYQPRYRLIYSLIGVTFLVFALRLWILQVVNGAELRQFSEQNSIRETKIPAPRGIVYDRNGEVLVENLPGFEVNLSPQYVTNLEETAEALGLALNVPASTVMQLVQKSRRINGPFRPVRIKENLTRDDIFNIEVLKQDYTGIDIKETVLRAYPLKENGAQFFGYVAEISKRQLPRLNEKFSARGVKFQQGDLIGTIGLEEIYDLDLRGKDGISVAQLDAHGREAFGDPMGLLGSMGGITPATPGNNVILTIDKDIQEAAWKAFVEGNRIGGAIAMKANGEILAWVSAPSFDPNEFSTGISPDLWRRLVNDPDKPLRNKPIQDHNSPGSTFKPLVAMAALAESVITPNTIVSCPGVLRFAGRPYHDHLRGGHGNLNVTQAVERSSNVFFYKMGIALGIDKMFKVCDAFGIGRKTGIELLGERAGLMPSNEWKKSTIGEEWQPGENLSVAIGQGFVLSNPLQMAVAYNAIGTEGKVVKPFVVKRVLSAENKLIREFEPTVVRDLTDSSTDFHIKKDVFKSVKEGLRLVVNGERGTARASRLNYIEIAGKTGTSQVMNFSADQIYASCEARPKYQRHHGWFIGYAPADNPEIAFGVLAEHACHGSSGAAPIAKAMVAAYVAKYRPEWLERDLRKKNKPGTAAAAPEPQAPVPDGPIEGE, encoded by the coding sequence ATGAGTGATTACCTACCCAGCGGAGAAATTGAAGCGAAGGACTATCAGCCTAGGTACCGCCTGATATACTCTCTGATCGGCGTCACATTTTTGGTATTTGCTCTGAGGCTTTGGATACTTCAGGTCGTAAATGGGGCCGAACTTCGACAGTTCTCGGAACAGAACTCGATTCGAGAGACGAAAATCCCTGCTCCTCGCGGCATCGTCTATGATCGAAACGGAGAAGTCTTAGTAGAAAACCTTCCGGGCTTCGAAGTAAATCTGTCTCCTCAGTACGTTACAAATTTGGAAGAAACGGCCGAAGCGCTTGGCCTCGCACTAAATGTTCCAGCTAGCACAGTGATGCAACTGGTGCAGAAAAGTCGTCGAATCAATGGGCCATTCCGACCTGTGCGGATAAAAGAAAATCTCACTCGCGACGACATTTTTAACATCGAAGTTTTAAAGCAGGATTATACTGGGATCGACATTAAGGAAACGGTCCTTCGCGCCTACCCACTGAAGGAAAATGGAGCTCAGTTTTTTGGCTACGTCGCCGAAATATCCAAGCGCCAACTACCAAGACTGAATGAAAAGTTTTCTGCACGCGGAGTGAAGTTCCAGCAGGGAGATCTTATCGGGACGATTGGTCTCGAGGAAATTTACGATTTGGATTTACGGGGAAAAGACGGAATCTCGGTCGCTCAGCTCGACGCTCATGGTCGCGAAGCATTTGGCGATCCAATGGGACTGCTTGGTTCTATGGGCGGAATCACCCCCGCCACGCCTGGTAACAATGTTATTTTAACGATCGATAAGGATATTCAGGAAGCAGCTTGGAAAGCTTTCGTTGAAGGCAATCGCATCGGTGGGGCAATCGCGATGAAGGCCAACGGAGAAATTTTGGCGTGGGTCTCGGCACCAAGTTTCGATCCGAATGAGTTTTCCACGGGAATTTCTCCGGATCTTTGGCGTCGTTTGGTGAACGATCCTGATAAACCCCTTCGCAACAAGCCGATTCAAGATCACAACAGCCCCGGGTCAACTTTCAAGCCGCTGGTTGCAATGGCGGCTTTGGCAGAAAGTGTGATCACTCCGAACACGATTGTCTCTTGCCCGGGCGTCCTGCGTTTCGCTGGGCGCCCTTACCACGACCATCTGCGCGGTGGCCATGGTAATCTGAATGTCACACAGGCGGTCGAGCGTTCGTCGAACGTGTTCTTTTATAAGATGGGTATCGCGCTTGGGATCGACAAGATGTTTAAGGTTTGTGATGCGTTTGGGATAGGACGCAAAACAGGGATTGAGTTATTGGGCGAGCGCGCTGGCTTGATGCCTTCGAATGAATGGAAGAAGAGCACTATCGGAGAAGAGTGGCAGCCTGGGGAGAACCTGTCCGTAGCAATTGGGCAAGGATTCGTTCTTTCGAACCCTCTGCAAATGGCGGTCGCCTACAATGCGATCGGCACGGAAGGCAAGGTCGTAAAGCCCTTCGTGGTGAAACGTGTGTTGAGCGCCGAAAACAAATTGATTCGAGAATTTGAACCAACAGTGGTTCGGGATTTGACCGATTCATCGACCGATTTTCACATCAAGAAAGATGTTTTCAAAAGCGTCAAAGAAGGTCTCCGATTGGTCGTCAACGGCGAACGAGGAACTGCGCGAGCGTCCCGCCTGAATTATATTGAAATCGCTGGCAAGACCGGGACATCGCAGGTCATGAACTTTTCTGCCGATCAGATTTATGCATCTTGTGAAGCCAGACCGAAATACCAGCGCCATCACGGCTGGTTTATTGGCTATGCCCCAGCCGACAATCCAGAAATTGCATTTGGCGTACTCGCCGAACATGCTTGTCACGGGTCCAGTGGTGCTGCGCCAATAGCAAAGGCAATGGTCGCAGCCTATGTCGCGAAGTATCGACCGGAGTGGCTTGAGCGCGATCTCAGAAAGAAAAACAAACCAGGTACAGCGGCTGCTGCGCCCGAACCTCAGGCCCCTGTTCCGGACGGCCCGATTGAGGGAGAGTAA
- a CDS encoding SurA N-terminal domain-containing protein — MSQGTGNSGFHTMKTTLKNAWRDDRRSIIKSVSAWLIFGAIILVFAFMGMTPQQMGVAQGGSAAVVNGAIVSQAEFVEQVEIMGKDPRFAQLQQFGGEFAQQMIRQQAIQSLVDQRLLGQNLGKTGIVSSDLHVRQAISEIPAFQDDGRFSPTRYLGYLQQSRQEAGEFEEKVRQQISTSRMARTFSAALRPIELEREFMKNVESRKANVEVMSIPTETLIVSETVSATDVKAFLEKSDSKGRIKAYFDANQAKYAEPEKAKVRHILIRAERAKAEDVEKAKVEAEKIVASLRAGANFEAIAKEKSADPGSAKNGGLIDFFARGAMVPEFDAYAFSGKPGEISNPVQTDFGFHIIRVEDRRPATNRKVDEVSEEIAEILIAQDKSREAVAALEKTLSAGDQAASAAALSTFATQHKLAWTETGSFAITADSLPKVGVSSDVAVTAAFKLSPEKPLAKELIRQGGQSFMLRYKAVPAADLKAAAKPVPKNGDKEAAKTAAAQESPEFQAETSASRRADEAFGQWIDGLRKTSKISINPEVGARTAAGNEE; from the coding sequence ATGTCTCAAGGAACAGGCAATTCGGGATTTCACACCATGAAGACGACGTTAAAGAATGCGTGGCGTGACGATCGTCGGTCCATCATTAAAAGCGTTTCTGCCTGGCTGATCTTCGGTGCCATCATTCTGGTTTTCGCCTTTATGGGTATGACTCCCCAGCAAATGGGCGTTGCGCAAGGCGGGTCAGCGGCCGTCGTCAATGGAGCGATTGTTTCTCAAGCGGAGTTTGTTGAACAGGTTGAGATTATGGGTAAAGACCCTCGCTTCGCTCAATTGCAGCAGTTCGGCGGGGAGTTTGCTCAGCAAATGATCCGTCAGCAGGCAATTCAGTCGTTGGTCGATCAGCGGCTTCTTGGTCAAAATCTTGGCAAAACAGGAATCGTGTCCTCTGATTTGCACGTTCGCCAGGCGATTTCTGAAATTCCTGCCTTCCAAGACGATGGGCGTTTTAGTCCAACGCGTTATCTTGGTTATCTTCAGCAGTCGCGTCAGGAAGCCGGGGAGTTTGAGGAGAAAGTTCGACAGCAGATCTCGACGTCGCGTATGGCTCGCACGTTTTCGGCAGCCCTTCGCCCCATCGAGCTCGAGCGTGAGTTCATGAAAAACGTTGAAAGTCGAAAAGCCAATGTTGAAGTCATGTCGATCCCAACGGAGACTTTGATCGTTTCAGAGACCGTTTCTGCGACCGATGTTAAAGCATTTTTAGAGAAGTCTGACTCCAAAGGCCGAATAAAGGCTTACTTCGACGCCAACCAGGCGAAGTATGCAGAGCCGGAAAAGGCGAAAGTTCGCCACATTTTGATTCGAGCCGAGCGAGCTAAGGCTGAGGACGTAGAAAAAGCTAAAGTAGAGGCTGAGAAAATTGTCGCAAGCCTTCGTGCCGGCGCAAACTTCGAAGCGATAGCAAAAGAGAAAAGTGCCGATCCAGGTTCGGCTAAAAATGGTGGTTTGATCGACTTTTTCGCGCGCGGCGCGATGGTTCCAGAATTTGATGCTTATGCTTTCTCTGGTAAGCCCGGTGAAATTTCCAATCCAGTGCAAACGGACTTCGGTTTTCACATTATTCGAGTTGAGGATCGTAGACCGGCCACGAATCGAAAAGTGGATGAAGTGTCCGAGGAAATCGCGGAGATCTTGATTGCCCAGGATAAGTCGCGTGAAGCGGTCGCCGCTTTAGAAAAGACTCTGTCTGCCGGTGATCAGGCGGCGTCGGCGGCGGCGCTCAGCACTTTTGCTACACAACACAAGCTGGCGTGGACCGAAACAGGATCCTTTGCCATCACTGCGGACTCATTACCTAAAGTCGGTGTCTCAAGCGATGTCGCGGTTACGGCTGCTTTCAAGCTCTCGCCGGAAAAACCGCTCGCCAAGGAACTCATTCGCCAAGGGGGCCAGAGTTTCATGCTGCGATACAAAGCTGTTCCTGCGGCCGATCTGAAGGCAGCGGCGAAGCCCGTACCTAAAAACGGCGATAAGGAAGCTGCGAAAACGGCAGCAGCGCAAGAGTCTCCTGAATTTCAAGCTGAAACTTCAGCTTCTCGTCGAGCCGACGAGGCCTTTGGGCAGTGGATCGACGGACTTCGAAAGACGTCTAAAATTTCGATTAATCCCGAAGTAGGCGCGCGAACCGCGGCAGGAAACGAAGAGTAA